Proteins from one Rosa chinensis cultivar Old Blush chromosome 7, RchiOBHm-V2, whole genome shotgun sequence genomic window:
- the LOC112175696 gene encoding kinesin-like protein KIN-4C isoform X1: MMKKANRRSKQTADPSAAAADCEKRVRELEIENKAFQKEVEELRYKLANVSSTSGVENSAQKLRENYLQKLTFLEDQVTVLTRKLDSQSQLSTQRRRGDESAKPFQFEIQRLKAQKVQMQCKMKLESVQFRLHKALLDKEVLQLKKESRKNKHEMHKLLASNQRLKTVLRRKTEEASVATKQLRRLLESRKALLLKRGGKNGNNTATQLVQEIDHEAEVTEQLNDLCAIYERQIEEMVEEAEKLKDEVEALQQEKSRCSCQEKEVDSFEKDLDITDLKAQVVSLSSMVEQLRLHKAELDHGKSQGIRNQHTASVGSSYKLAEDISPSASENSTVGTSKTAAPVCCSCTKNSLCKTMKCKCRSKGGSCGASCGCAASKCSNRKAVPIKSSDSPLSEIANGVLNSSNTSETVKSSIEASEGAMLLQSALVQKPAEPEGNFGAIKKPLTEIGNILVSTNAAKPGPRKKGRKPAIQLVTVDPISSVPVNMEGNDK; the protein is encoded by the exons ATGATGAAGAAGGCCAACCGCCGCTCCAAGCAGACCGCCGACCcgtccgccgccgccgccgattGCGAGAAGCGAGTTCGCGAACTCGAAATCGAAAACAAAGCCTTTCAG AAGGAGGTTGAGGAGCTGAGATACAAGCTTGCAAATGTTTCATCTACTAGTGGTGTGGAGAACAGTGCTCAGAAACTCAGAGAAAACTACCTGCAGAAGTTGACTTTCCTCGAAGATCAG GTTACGGTGTTGACGAGGAAGCTAGATTCTCAGTCTCAACTCTCAacccaaagaagaagaggggaCGAGTCAGCAAAGCCGTTCCAGTTTGAGATTCAGAGATTGAAGGCTCAGAAG GTTCAAATGCAATGTAAGATGAAACTAGAATCTGTGCAGTTCAGATTGCATAAAGCTTTGTTGGACAAGGAAGTTCTTCAG CTCAAGAAAGAGAGTAGGAAGAATAAACATGAGATGCACAAGCTATTGGCCTCCAATCAAAGGCTGAAGACT GTTTTGCGTCGAAAGACTGAAGAAGCATCTGTGGCTACTAAACAGCTGAGACGACTCTTAGAATCTCGCAAGGCTTTGTTGCTAAAAAGAG GTGGCAAAAATGGGAATAATACAGCAACTCAG CTGGTGCAGGAAATTGACCATGAGGCTGAAGTCACAGAGCAGTTGAATGACCTATGTGCTATATATGAACGTCAAATAGAAGA GATGGTGGAGGAGGCTGAAAAGCTTAAAGATGAAGTAGAGGCACTGCAACAAGAAAAGTCAAG GTGCTCATGCCAGGAGAAAGAGGTTGACAGCTTTGAGAAGGATTTAGATATAACAGACCTGAAGGCTCAAGTAGTCAGCCTCAGTAGTATGGTTGAACAATTAAGATTGCACAAGGCTGAGCTTGATCATGGGAAGTCACAG GGCATTAGGAATCAGCATACTGCATCTGTTGGGAGCAGTTACAAGTTAGCGGAGGACATTAGTCCATCTGCATCAGAAAATTCCACAGTTGGAACATCTAAAACGGCAGCTCCAGTTTGCTGCTCATGCACTAAGAATTCTTTGTGCAAGACGATGAAATGCAAATGTCGATCCAAGGGTGGAAGCTGTGGTGCCTCATGTGGCTGTGCAGCATCCAAGTGCAGCAATAGGAAAGCAGTCCCAATCAAGTCGAGTGACTCACCACTATCAGAGATTGCTAATGGCGTTCTGAATAGTTCAAACACCAGTGAAACAGTGAAGAGTAGCATAGAGGCTTCTGAAGGTGCAATGCTACTTCAGAGTGCACTAGTTCAGAAGCCTGCTGAACCGGAAGGGAACTTTGGAGCAATAAAGAAACCCTTAACTGAAATTGGGAACATATTG GTGAGTACAAATGCTGCAAAACCTGGCCCAAGAAAAAAGGGGAGAAAGCCAGCGATTCAGCTTGTTACTGTAGACCCAATTTCCTCAGTGCCAGTAAATATGGAAGGAAATGACAAATAA
- the LOC112175701 gene encoding NAC domain-containing protein 83 → MDRCFPVGFRFHPTDEELIGHYLHLKNNPNSATPSLVLPEFDLYGEAEPWIIWDAYGGPNLKQQDLFFFTLLKKKANPRGGHASTRHSRRVGSSGTWSQGEPSRPIFGEKNQETPIGRKTKLRYENKLVPEQHGCWIMEEYTSVDDQSSCPAAHDHYVICRLRENKTGQRRKSQDDDDHHPKPRKKPKSLTVADPQPAFTTNEARKTVSLNQSPNPEQQFENELIISEGEAQSSISNCIGMPEDIDWLDLALEDIDWLDLALEEVEGDRLSPALAEQQSLTFQLC, encoded by the coding sequence ATGGATCGTTGTTTTCCTGTGGGTTTCAGATTCCACCCGACTGATGAAGAACTGATTGGGCACTACCTCCACCTCAAGAACAATCCTAACTCGGCGACACCGTCCTTGGTACTTCCTGAGTTTGATTTGTACGGTGAGGCCGAACCCTGGATCATTTGGGATGCCTATGGAGGACCCAATCTCAAACAACAAGATCTCTTCTTTTTTACTCTCCTTAAGAAGAAGGCCAATCCCCGCGGCGGCCATGCTAGTACCCGGCATAGTCGAAGGGTTGGATCATCGGGCACATGGAGCCAAGGTGAACCGTCCAGACCCATTTTTGGCGAGAAGAACCAGGAAACCCCAATTGGGCGAAAGACGAAATTGAGGTACGAGAACAAACTGGTGCCGGAACAACACGGTTGTTGGATTATGGAGGAGTATACCAGTGTTGATGATCAATCCAGTTGTCCTGCCGCTCATGATCATTATGTGATTTGCCGACTGCGAGAGAACAAGACTGGACAAAGAAGGAAGTCTCAGGATGATGATGATCACCATCCAAAGCCTAGGAAAAAGCCCAAGTCTTTGACAGTTGCTGATCCACAACCTGCTTTTACAACCAATGAGGCTAGAAAGACAGTGTCTTTGAACCAGAGTCCTAATCCTGAGCAGCAATTTGAAAATGAGTTGATTATTAGTGAGGGTGAGGCACAAAGCAGTATTAGTAATTGTATTGGTATGCCCGAGGATATTGATTGGCTTGATCTTGCATTGGAGGATATTGATTGGCTTGATCTTGCattggaggaagtagaagggGATAGACTATCCCCTGCACTCGCAGAACAACAATCATTGACCTTTCAACTTTGTTAA
- the LOC112175696 gene encoding kinesin-like protein KIN-4C isoform X2, which produces MMKKANRRSKQTADPSAAAADCEKRVRELEIENKAFQKEVEELRYKLANVSSTSGVENSAQKLRENYLQKLTFLEDQVTVLTRKLDSQSQLSTQRRRGDESAKPFQFEIQRLKAQKVQMQCKMKLESVQFRLHKALLDKEVLQLKKESRKNKHEMHKLLASNQRLKTVLRRKTEEASVATKQLRRLLESRKALLLKRGGKNGNNTATQEIDHEAEVTEQLNDLCAIYERQIEEMVEEAEKLKDEVEALQQEKSRCSCQEKEVDSFEKDLDITDLKAQVVSLSSMVEQLRLHKAELDHGKSQGIRNQHTASVGSSYKLAEDISPSASENSTVGTSKTAAPVCCSCTKNSLCKTMKCKCRSKGGSCGASCGCAASKCSNRKAVPIKSSDSPLSEIANGVLNSSNTSETVKSSIEASEGAMLLQSALVQKPAEPEGNFGAIKKPLTEIGNILVSTNAAKPGPRKKGRKPAIQLVTVDPISSVPVNMEGNDK; this is translated from the exons ATGATGAAGAAGGCCAACCGCCGCTCCAAGCAGACCGCCGACCcgtccgccgccgccgccgattGCGAGAAGCGAGTTCGCGAACTCGAAATCGAAAACAAAGCCTTTCAG AAGGAGGTTGAGGAGCTGAGATACAAGCTTGCAAATGTTTCATCTACTAGTGGTGTGGAGAACAGTGCTCAGAAACTCAGAGAAAACTACCTGCAGAAGTTGACTTTCCTCGAAGATCAG GTTACGGTGTTGACGAGGAAGCTAGATTCTCAGTCTCAACTCTCAacccaaagaagaagaggggaCGAGTCAGCAAAGCCGTTCCAGTTTGAGATTCAGAGATTGAAGGCTCAGAAG GTTCAAATGCAATGTAAGATGAAACTAGAATCTGTGCAGTTCAGATTGCATAAAGCTTTGTTGGACAAGGAAGTTCTTCAG CTCAAGAAAGAGAGTAGGAAGAATAAACATGAGATGCACAAGCTATTGGCCTCCAATCAAAGGCTGAAGACT GTTTTGCGTCGAAAGACTGAAGAAGCATCTGTGGCTACTAAACAGCTGAGACGACTCTTAGAATCTCGCAAGGCTTTGTTGCTAAAAAGAG GTGGCAAAAATGGGAATAATACAGCAACTCAG GAAATTGACCATGAGGCTGAAGTCACAGAGCAGTTGAATGACCTATGTGCTATATATGAACGTCAAATAGAAGA GATGGTGGAGGAGGCTGAAAAGCTTAAAGATGAAGTAGAGGCACTGCAACAAGAAAAGTCAAG GTGCTCATGCCAGGAGAAAGAGGTTGACAGCTTTGAGAAGGATTTAGATATAACAGACCTGAAGGCTCAAGTAGTCAGCCTCAGTAGTATGGTTGAACAATTAAGATTGCACAAGGCTGAGCTTGATCATGGGAAGTCACAG GGCATTAGGAATCAGCATACTGCATCTGTTGGGAGCAGTTACAAGTTAGCGGAGGACATTAGTCCATCTGCATCAGAAAATTCCACAGTTGGAACATCTAAAACGGCAGCTCCAGTTTGCTGCTCATGCACTAAGAATTCTTTGTGCAAGACGATGAAATGCAAATGTCGATCCAAGGGTGGAAGCTGTGGTGCCTCATGTGGCTGTGCAGCATCCAAGTGCAGCAATAGGAAAGCAGTCCCAATCAAGTCGAGTGACTCACCACTATCAGAGATTGCTAATGGCGTTCTGAATAGTTCAAACACCAGTGAAACAGTGAAGAGTAGCATAGAGGCTTCTGAAGGTGCAATGCTACTTCAGAGTGCACTAGTTCAGAAGCCTGCTGAACCGGAAGGGAACTTTGGAGCAATAAAGAAACCCTTAACTGAAATTGGGAACATATTG GTGAGTACAAATGCTGCAAAACCTGGCCCAAGAAAAAAGGGGAGAAAGCCAGCGATTCAGCTTGTTACTGTAGACCCAATTTCCTCAGTGCCAGTAAATATGGAAGGAAATGACAAATAA
- the LOC112175695 gene encoding uncharacterized protein At5g08430 isoform X2, with product MGLDKRREGIMKKKKKKRVEEEDKDSEDWCFCCYDGGDLMICDHKSCLKVYHPGCVGKKKNSMYSGKRWTCSRHSCVVCSGTSRFYCLCCPHALCRDCIGASELALLRGKNGLCKSCVKRILLAKENSEYGLEGEKIDLEDQDEWLFKEYWEIVKEKEGLTSGDVYSANVDLKKRENQSCRFLPINISESDESKDLTMSDSDTSGTGVTEIQKPMRLRKGSKRLEFIGWGSKPLIEFLRSIGKDTTEKISQLDLDNIICNYIRDKELYVTKDKRKALCDQSLRSIFRTKFVFLVRIYGLLGEHLVENITEDSGSEDEEEVKLEDKNNGTTHERKKRRVSSDTTIASDEKKASPRFQKSCFASIIPENMKLVYIKRSLLEKLLKEPDHSESKVLGSFVRVKNNPLDYLQRNTHQFTQVKGIKEISATNGEGNKILLQVSYFGNDIPLSLLSDSNFSQEECEDLCQNVANGYLKKPTVVEFEKKARELHQDITKHWIEKELVRLQNCVDWANEKGWRRELDEYLDQRELLKKPSEQERLLKQMPEVIAEVIDLESGSGSTDSLVINKA from the exons ATG GGTCTAGATAAAAGAAGAGAAGGGatcatgaagaagaagaagaagaagagggtggaGGAGGAAGACAAGGATTCAGAGGATTGGTGCTTCTGCTGCTATGATGGTGGAGATCTTATGATTTGCGACCACAA GAGTTGCTTAAAAGTGTATCATCCAGGATGtgtaggaaaaaagaaaaactccaTGTACTCTGGAAAGCGCTGGACTTGTA GTAGGCATTCTTGTGTAGTGTGCTCTGGTACCTCAAGGTTTTATTGCCTTTGTTGTCCACATGCATTATGTAGAGATTGCATAGGTGCTTCTGAACTTGCACTACTAAGGGGGAAGAATGGCTTGTGCAAGAGCTGTGTAAAGCGTATTCTGCTGGCAAAAGAAAACTCAGAATATGGTTTAGAGGGA GAGAAAATAGACTTAGAGGATCAAGATGAATGGCTATTCAAAGAATATTGGGAGATTGTAAAGGAAAAGGAAGGATTGACCTCTGGCGATGTTTATTCAGCAAATGTCGAtttaaagaagagagaaaatcaAAGCTGCAGATTCTTACCTATAAATATTAGTGAGAGTGACGAAAGTAAGGACTTGACAATGTCAGATAGCGACACTAGTGGCACTGGTGTTACAGAAATTCAGAAGCCAATGAGATTAAGAAAGGGATCTAAGCGACTAGAGTTTATAGGATGGGGTTCTAAACCTCTCATTGAGTTTCTAAGATCCATTGGGAAGGATACAACTGAGAAGATATCCCAGCTTGATTTGGACAATATTATCTGTAACTACATCAGAGATAAAGAGCTTTATGTGACCAAAGACAAGAGAAAGGCTCTATGTGATCAAAGTCTAcgatccattttcagaacgaaattTGTATTCCTGGTAAGGATATATGGTCTTCTAGGGGAACATCTTGTCGAGAACATAACAGAGGATAGTGGAAGCGAGGATGAGGAAGAAGTCAAATTGGAAGATAAGAACAATGGTACTACGCATGAACGCAAGAAGAGAAGAGTGAGCTCTGATACAACCATAGCATCTGATGAAAAGAAAGCAAGTCCTAGATTCCAAAAGAGCTGTTTTGCATCTATTATCCCTGAGAATATGAAGCTTGTTTACATAAAGAGGAGCTTACTGGAGAAGTTACTGAAGGAGCCTGATCATTCGGAAAGCAAGGTACTAGGGAGTTTTGTGAGAGTGAAAAATAACCCCCTAGACTACCTTCAGAGAAATACTCACCAATTTACACAAGTTAAAG GCATAAAGGAAATCTCAGCAACCAATGGTGAGGGCAATAAAATTCTCCTGCAAGTTTCCTATTTTGGAAACGATATTCCCCTTTCTCTGCTTTCAGATTCTAACTTCAGTCAG GAAGAGTGTGAAGATTTGTGCCAAAATGTGGCAAATGGTTATCTAAAGAAACCTACAGTT GTTGAGTTTGAAAAGAAGGCAAGAGAACTGCATCAGGACATAACTAAGCAT TGGATTGAAAAGGAGTTGGTGAGATTGCAGAATTGTGTTGATTGGGCAAATGAGAAGGGATGGAGAAGAGA GCTAGATGAATATCTGGACCAGAGAGAGCTACTAAAGAAACCATCTGAACAGGAGCGACTATTAAAGCAGATGCCAGAGGTCATTGCTGAGGTTATAGATCTTGAATCCGGTTCTGGGTCTACGGACTCATTGGTGATCAACAAGGCATGA
- the LOC112175697 gene encoding sister chromatid cohesion 1 protein 1 isoform X1 gives MTKHLLQDTSGIVSRRRRNQKPKNIMSTMNIGKLMEQPASVLMGRLFKPGSGETYYPAPLLELFKEKHTHDSPSALTSPPLPPEPSSWSPPEKQTYHDLPVEDFLSGGGSQSFVTPMEQIRTNLVNNDVTLQPELMDKLKANPNGMKGADTNPATPRNSGDERRSILRSSSGKGVNRNSSEVNSGRKRRYSSIHSNDGLEPVLEDNGCQHSDPNFNVIRLSGNGPTPEHELLMETGPTQTQQPIINQPLEKVTDAIRMELKSHFEIPGGPQVESLNKLTAGMNRRGAAMLFYQTCVLATRDFVKVKQIAPYEDVLITRGPNM, from the exons ATGACCAAACACCTGCTTCAAGATACTTCAGGTATAGTTTCAAGAAGACGAAGAAACCAAAAG CCCAAGAACATAATGTCTACTATGAATATTGGTAAACTCATGGAGCAGCCAGCTAGTGTTCTCATGGGTCGTTTATTTAAACCCGGAAGTGGAGAAACATATTATCCAGCTCCTCTCTTAGAGCTATTCAAGGAAAAACATACCCATGACTCACCTTCAG CATTAACCTCGCCACCTCTGCCTCCAGAACCATCATCGTGGTCACCACCTGAAAAACAAACTTATCACGACCTG CCTGTTGAAGATTTTCTTAGTGGAGGTGGCTCCCAGTCATTTGTAACCCCCATGGAACAGATACGGACAAATTTAGTTAACAATGACGTAACACTACAACCTGAACTCATGGATAAACTGAAAGCCAATCCTAATGGCATGAAAGGAGCTGATACCAACCCGGCAACACCAAGAAATTCTG GCGATGAGAGAAGATCCATCCTGAGGTCCTCATCTGGAAAGGGAGTTAACAGAAACAGTTCAGAGGTCAATTCTGGACG GAAGAGGCGTTATTCATCTATACATAGCAATGATGGACTTGAACCAGTATTAGAGGATAATGGATGTCAGCATTCTGATCCAAACTTCAACGTAATAAGGTTATCTGGAAATGGCCCAACACCTGAGCATG AATTATTGATGGAAACTGGACCGACACAGACACAACAACCTATCATCAATCAACCACTGGAAAAAGTGACTGATGCCATTCGAAT GGAACTGAAATCCCATTTTGAAATACCGGGTGGCCCTCAAGTAGAATCCCTGAACAAACTGACTGCTGGAATGAATCGAAGAGGAGCGGCTATGCTTTTCTATCAAACTTGTG TTCTTGCTACTCGTGATTTCGTAAAAGTTAAACAAATTGCCCCTTATGAGGATGTTCTCATTACTAGAGGACCAAATATGTGA
- the LOC112175695 gene encoding uncharacterized protein At5g08430 isoform X1, with product MKGLDKRREGIMKKKKKKRVEEEDKDSEDWCFCCYDGGDLMICDHKSCLKVYHPGCVGKKKNSMYSGKRWTCSRHSCVVCSGTSRFYCLCCPHALCRDCIGASELALLRGKNGLCKSCVKRILLAKENSEYGLEGEKIDLEDQDEWLFKEYWEIVKEKEGLTSGDVYSANVDLKKRENQSCRFLPINISESDESKDLTMSDSDTSGTGVTEIQKPMRLRKGSKRLEFIGWGSKPLIEFLRSIGKDTTEKISQLDLDNIICNYIRDKELYVTKDKRKALCDQSLRSIFRTKFVFLVRIYGLLGEHLVENITEDSGSEDEEEVKLEDKNNGTTHERKKRRVSSDTTIASDEKKASPRFQKSCFASIIPENMKLVYIKRSLLEKLLKEPDHSESKVLGSFVRVKNNPLDYLQRNTHQFTQVKGIKEISATNGEGNKILLQVSYFGNDIPLSLLSDSNFSQEECEDLCQNVANGYLKKPTVVEFEKKARELHQDITKHWIEKELVRLQNCVDWANEKGWRRELDEYLDQRELLKKPSEQERLLKQMPEVIAEVIDLESGSGSTDSLVINKA from the exons ATGAAG GGTCTAGATAAAAGAAGAGAAGGGatcatgaagaagaagaagaagaagagggtggaGGAGGAAGACAAGGATTCAGAGGATTGGTGCTTCTGCTGCTATGATGGTGGAGATCTTATGATTTGCGACCACAA GAGTTGCTTAAAAGTGTATCATCCAGGATGtgtaggaaaaaagaaaaactccaTGTACTCTGGAAAGCGCTGGACTTGTA GTAGGCATTCTTGTGTAGTGTGCTCTGGTACCTCAAGGTTTTATTGCCTTTGTTGTCCACATGCATTATGTAGAGATTGCATAGGTGCTTCTGAACTTGCACTACTAAGGGGGAAGAATGGCTTGTGCAAGAGCTGTGTAAAGCGTATTCTGCTGGCAAAAGAAAACTCAGAATATGGTTTAGAGGGA GAGAAAATAGACTTAGAGGATCAAGATGAATGGCTATTCAAAGAATATTGGGAGATTGTAAAGGAAAAGGAAGGATTGACCTCTGGCGATGTTTATTCAGCAAATGTCGAtttaaagaagagagaaaatcaAAGCTGCAGATTCTTACCTATAAATATTAGTGAGAGTGACGAAAGTAAGGACTTGACAATGTCAGATAGCGACACTAGTGGCACTGGTGTTACAGAAATTCAGAAGCCAATGAGATTAAGAAAGGGATCTAAGCGACTAGAGTTTATAGGATGGGGTTCTAAACCTCTCATTGAGTTTCTAAGATCCATTGGGAAGGATACAACTGAGAAGATATCCCAGCTTGATTTGGACAATATTATCTGTAACTACATCAGAGATAAAGAGCTTTATGTGACCAAAGACAAGAGAAAGGCTCTATGTGATCAAAGTCTAcgatccattttcagaacgaaattTGTATTCCTGGTAAGGATATATGGTCTTCTAGGGGAACATCTTGTCGAGAACATAACAGAGGATAGTGGAAGCGAGGATGAGGAAGAAGTCAAATTGGAAGATAAGAACAATGGTACTACGCATGAACGCAAGAAGAGAAGAGTGAGCTCTGATACAACCATAGCATCTGATGAAAAGAAAGCAAGTCCTAGATTCCAAAAGAGCTGTTTTGCATCTATTATCCCTGAGAATATGAAGCTTGTTTACATAAAGAGGAGCTTACTGGAGAAGTTACTGAAGGAGCCTGATCATTCGGAAAGCAAGGTACTAGGGAGTTTTGTGAGAGTGAAAAATAACCCCCTAGACTACCTTCAGAGAAATACTCACCAATTTACACAAGTTAAAG GCATAAAGGAAATCTCAGCAACCAATGGTGAGGGCAATAAAATTCTCCTGCAAGTTTCCTATTTTGGAAACGATATTCCCCTTTCTCTGCTTTCAGATTCTAACTTCAGTCAG GAAGAGTGTGAAGATTTGTGCCAAAATGTGGCAAATGGTTATCTAAAGAAACCTACAGTT GTTGAGTTTGAAAAGAAGGCAAGAGAACTGCATCAGGACATAACTAAGCAT TGGATTGAAAAGGAGTTGGTGAGATTGCAGAATTGTGTTGATTGGGCAAATGAGAAGGGATGGAGAAGAGA GCTAGATGAATATCTGGACCAGAGAGAGCTACTAAAGAAACCATCTGAACAGGAGCGACTATTAAAGCAGATGCCAGAGGTCATTGCTGAGGTTATAGATCTTGAATCCGGTTCTGGGTCTACGGACTCATTGGTGATCAACAAGGCATGA
- the LOC112175697 gene encoding sister chromatid cohesion 1 protein 1 isoform X2 codes for MSTMNIGKLMEQPASVLMGRLFKPGSGETYYPAPLLELFKEKHTHDSPSALTSPPLPPEPSSWSPPEKQTYHDLPVEDFLSGGGSQSFVTPMEQIRTNLVNNDVTLQPELMDKLKANPNGMKGADTNPATPRNSGDERRSILRSSSGKGVNRNSSEVNSGRKRRYSSIHSNDGLEPVLEDNGCQHSDPNFNVIRLSGNGPTPEHELLMETGPTQTQQPIINQPLEKVTDAIRMELKSHFEIPGGPQVESLNKLTAGMNRRGAAMLFYQTCVLATRDFVKVKQIAPYEDVLITRGPNM; via the exons ATGTCTACTATGAATATTGGTAAACTCATGGAGCAGCCAGCTAGTGTTCTCATGGGTCGTTTATTTAAACCCGGAAGTGGAGAAACATATTATCCAGCTCCTCTCTTAGAGCTATTCAAGGAAAAACATACCCATGACTCACCTTCAG CATTAACCTCGCCACCTCTGCCTCCAGAACCATCATCGTGGTCACCACCTGAAAAACAAACTTATCACGACCTG CCTGTTGAAGATTTTCTTAGTGGAGGTGGCTCCCAGTCATTTGTAACCCCCATGGAACAGATACGGACAAATTTAGTTAACAATGACGTAACACTACAACCTGAACTCATGGATAAACTGAAAGCCAATCCTAATGGCATGAAAGGAGCTGATACCAACCCGGCAACACCAAGAAATTCTG GCGATGAGAGAAGATCCATCCTGAGGTCCTCATCTGGAAAGGGAGTTAACAGAAACAGTTCAGAGGTCAATTCTGGACG GAAGAGGCGTTATTCATCTATACATAGCAATGATGGACTTGAACCAGTATTAGAGGATAATGGATGTCAGCATTCTGATCCAAACTTCAACGTAATAAGGTTATCTGGAAATGGCCCAACACCTGAGCATG AATTATTGATGGAAACTGGACCGACACAGACACAACAACCTATCATCAATCAACCACTGGAAAAAGTGACTGATGCCATTCGAAT GGAACTGAAATCCCATTTTGAAATACCGGGTGGCCCTCAAGTAGAATCCCTGAACAAACTGACTGCTGGAATGAATCGAAGAGGAGCGGCTATGCTTTTCTATCAAACTTGTG TTCTTGCTACTCGTGATTTCGTAAAAGTTAAACAAATTGCCCCTTATGAGGATGTTCTCATTACTAGAGGACCAAATATGTGA
- the LOC112175705 gene encoding uncharacterized protein LOC112175705, translating to MEQHLRGSQSPIDVFKYRRRQLSPLAPLHNLIAPQPGDGVSVAGSCGSKGQFVHGKENLHPTSFPAKNKSEAQMCKSTTSSGLCTPSPKSHVAHQVMASAVTEAAAAALTSSPKPNNTS from the exons ATGGAACAGCACTTGCGAGGTTCTCAGTCGCCGATCGACGTCTTCAAGTACCGCCGTCGTCAACTGTCGCCGCTCGCGCCCCTGCACAATCTGATCGCGCCGCAGCCGGGTGACGGCGTTTCGGTTGCCGGAAGCTGCGGCTCCAAGGGCCAg TTTGTGCATGGTAAAGAAAATCTGCATCCAACTTCTTTCCCTGCCAAGAACAAATCCGAG GCACAGATGTGCAAGTCTACAACTAGCTCAGGATTATGCACACCCAGCCCAAAGTCCCACGTCGCCCATCAGGTCATGGCGTCAGCTGTTacagaagcagcagcagcagcgttAACCTCATCGCCAAAGCCAAATAACACCAGCTGA
- the LOC112175703 gene encoding uncharacterized protein LOC112175703, with the protein MEEGEIQHRLHYPTQTESSQKEAIIPPEAEHEDTDLVGDIEQSLDFSHHATLFQQQTGYFLMQLDSVDVGEPLNDNAAEGDTYIKLILRISHCLNVMIHQMHMQIC; encoded by the exons ATGGAAGAAGGTGAAATCCAGCACAGACTCCACTATCCTACCCAAACGGAGAGCTCACA GAAAGAAGCAATAATTCCGCCTGAGGCTGAGCATGAAGATACAGATCTTGTTGGTGACATCGAGCAGTCTCTTGATTTCTCTCACCATGCCACGCTTTTCCAGCAGCAAACCGGCTATTTTCTCATG CAACTGGATAGTGTAGATGTGGGAGAACCACTTAACGATAATGCAGCGGAGGGAGATACTTACATCAAG CTGATCCTGAGGATATCACATTGCCTAAATGTTATGATCCATCAGATGCACATGCAGATTTGTTGA